Proteins encoded by one window of Paenibacillus sp. J23TS9:
- the rapZ gene encoding RNase adapter RapZ, with protein MQDGDNTASAMATLIIITGMSGAGKTLAVRSLEDLGFFCVDNLPPVLIPKFAELIEQSKGKIAKVALVIDLRGREFFTALSESLNYIKDHFTIHCEILFLEATDSVLVQRYKESRRRHPLAPEGMPLDGIRLERKMLEELKSSATVVLDTSSMKPGQLKDKIISRFSQLESNTLSINITSFGFKYGIPIDADLVFDVRFLPNPHYVENLRPRTGQDSEVYDYVMKWPETQSFLTKLLDMLHFLIPQYRKEGKSQVIIGIGCTGGKHRSVAIAEYLGKMLGASETESVSVSHRDSERDRH; from the coding sequence ATGCAAGACGGTGACAATACTGCGTCGGCCATGGCCACCCTGATTATTATTACAGGCATGTCAGGGGCTGGAAAGACGCTAGCAGTACGAAGCCTGGAGGATCTCGGTTTTTTTTGTGTAGATAACCTGCCTCCGGTGCTGATTCCAAAATTCGCAGAACTGATTGAACAGTCGAAGGGTAAAATCGCGAAGGTGGCGCTGGTAATTGATCTGCGCGGACGCGAATTTTTTACGGCATTATCGGAATCCTTAAATTATATCAAGGACCATTTTACGATACATTGTGAAATTCTGTTTCTGGAAGCTACCGACTCGGTGCTGGTGCAGCGCTACAAGGAAAGCCGGCGTCGTCATCCGCTTGCTCCTGAGGGCATGCCGCTTGACGGCATCCGCCTCGAGCGCAAAATGCTGGAGGAGCTGAAAAGCTCCGCAACCGTTGTGCTGGATACCAGCAGCATGAAGCCGGGACAGCTGAAGGATAAAATCATCTCGAGGTTCTCCCAACTGGAGAGCAACACGCTATCCATCAATATTACTTCGTTCGGTTTTAAGTACGGAATTCCGATTGACGCCGACCTTGTATTTGATGTCCGTTTTCTGCCGAATCCCCATTATGTGGAGAATTTGCGGCCGCGGACCGGACAGGACAGCGAAGTATACGACTATGTCATGAAGTGGCCTGAAACCCAATCATTCCTGACCAAACTGCTGGATATGCTGCATTTTCTCATTCCACAGTACCGGAAGGAAGGCAAGAGTCAAGTGATTATCGGCATTGGATGCACAGGCGGGAAGCACCGCTCGGTAGCCATCGCTGAATATCTGGGCAAAATGCTGGGGGCCAGTGAAACAGAATCAGTTTCGGTCAGCCACCGGGATTCTGAACGTGATCGGCATTAA
- the trxB gene encoding thioredoxin-disulfide reductase: MYKSIVIGTGPAGLTAAIYLARANMQPLVIEGMQPGGQLTTTTDIENFPGFPDGIMGPELMDNMRKQAERFGAEFKTGWVDKVDFSKRPFKLTVEGMGEIEAESVIISTGASAKYLGIPGEQENIGRGVSTCATCDGFFFRGKKIVVIGGGDSAMEEANFLTRFGSSVTLVHRREELRASKIMQERARGNEKIIWALNRAPLEVVAGENGVKGLKVYNNESRQEELIEADGVFVAIGHTPNTKFLDSQITTDEVGYILVKPGTTETNIPGVFACGDVQDLRYRQAISAAGTGCMAAMDCEKFLEGSMVHDWSETL, translated from the coding sequence ATGTACAAATCAATCGTAATCGGAACGGGTCCTGCAGGACTTACGGCAGCCATTTATCTGGCTCGGGCGAATATGCAGCCGCTTGTAATTGAAGGCATGCAGCCCGGCGGACAGCTGACCACGACCACGGATATTGAGAACTTTCCTGGTTTTCCCGATGGTATTATGGGTCCTGAACTGATGGATAATATGCGCAAGCAGGCTGAGCGCTTCGGCGCAGAGTTCAAAACCGGCTGGGTGGACAAGGTGGATTTCTCCAAACGCCCATTTAAGCTGACTGTGGAAGGTATGGGCGAGATTGAAGCTGAGTCTGTGATTATTTCGACCGGTGCTTCTGCGAAATATCTTGGAATTCCAGGGGAGCAGGAGAATATTGGACGCGGCGTCAGCACTTGTGCAACCTGCGACGGTTTTTTCTTCCGCGGTAAGAAGATTGTTGTCATCGGTGGCGGCGACTCGGCTATGGAGGAAGCAAACTTCCTTACCCGTTTTGGTTCCAGCGTAACGTTGGTGCACCGCAGAGAAGAGCTGAGAGCTTCGAAAATTATGCAGGAGCGTGCACGCGGCAATGAAAAGATTATCTGGGCGCTGAACAGAGCTCCACTTGAAGTGGTAGCTGGTGAGAACGGTGTGAAGGGTCTGAAGGTATATAATAACGAAAGCAGACAGGAAGAACTGATCGAGGCAGACGGTGTCTTCGTAGCGATCGGGCATACGCCTAATACCAAATTCCTGGACAGCCAGATTACGACGGATGAGGTTGGCTACATTCTCGTGAAGCCGGGAACAACGGAAACCAATATTCCGGGCGTATTCGCTTGCGGCGACGTGCAGGATTTGCGCTATCGCCAAGCCATTTCCGCAGCTGGCACAGGCTGCATGGCTGCGATGGACTGTGAGAAGTTCCTGGAAGGCAGCATGGTGCATGACTGGAGCGAAACGCTGTAA
- a CDS encoding sensor histidine kinase — protein sequence MVVGYLMIAIFLLTYRQLFFAKKSFTYWLGLQMLLAFILCIAYSPYNLFLGFYTASFIAYYKEQRRFSIALAVFYVMLILPVFINIPRMVRQDLYIVLPFLVVMMMSPFGMRSMFKQQQLQRDLKQANERIEELIKREERMRISRDLHDTLGHTLSLITLKSQLVTRLIDRDPEKALMEAREIEQTSRAALRQVRELVTGMRTLTVMEELRASERMLESAGIQHKAEGDFRVEGISGLTQNILSMCLKEAVTNIVKHSRADACTIAIEQTSSEIRLAISDNGIGWNSGSEGEPKDGNGLTGMKERLSLIDGSVELSSSNGMVVQIRIPIVIKNEPGKECETA from the coding sequence ATGGTGGTGGGCTATTTGATGATCGCCATCTTCCTGTTAACCTACCGCCAGCTTTTTTTCGCCAAAAAGTCATTCACTTACTGGCTGGGTCTTCAGATGCTCCTTGCCTTTATTCTCTGTATCGCATACAGCCCATACAATTTATTCCTCGGATTCTACACGGCCAGCTTTATTGCCTATTACAAAGAACAGCGGCGGTTTTCCATTGCGCTGGCTGTCTTTTATGTCATGCTGATCCTGCCCGTCTTTATCAATATCCCCCGTATGGTAAGGCAGGACCTGTATATCGTTCTGCCCTTTTTAGTGGTCATGATGATGTCTCCCTTCGGGATGCGGTCCATGTTCAAGCAGCAGCAGCTCCAACGCGATCTGAAGCAGGCGAATGAACGGATTGAGGAGCTGATAAAGCGTGAGGAGCGGATGCGCATTTCGAGGGACTTGCATGACACATTAGGACACACTTTGTCACTGATCACCTTGAAAAGCCAGCTCGTTACACGGCTGATCGACCGCGACCCGGAGAAAGCGCTGATGGAGGCACGGGAGATCGAACAGACCTCCAGAGCCGCCCTGCGGCAGGTACGGGAGCTAGTGACCGGGATGCGGACATTGACAGTTATGGAGGAGCTCAGGGCTTCTGAGCGAATGCTGGAGAGTGCAGGCATACAGCATAAGGCTGAGGGTGACTTTCGGGTAGAAGGCATTTCAGGACTGACGCAAAACATTCTCAGCATGTGTTTGAAGGAAGCCGTCACCAACATCGTGAAACACAGCCGGGCGGATGCTTGTACGATTGCTATTGAGCAAACATCGAGTGAGATCCGGCTCGCCATCAGCGATAACGGCATAGGCTGGAATTCCGGTTCTGAAGGAGAACCGAAAGATGGTAATGGCCTAACAGGCATGAAGGAGCGGCTGTCCCTGATTGACGGTTCAGTAGAGCTCTCTTCATCTAACGGAATGGTAGTCCAAATCCGCATTCCAATCGTCATAAAAAATGAACCCGGCAAGGAGTGTGAAACCGCATGA
- the hisIE gene encoding bifunctional phosphoribosyl-AMP cyclohydrolase/phosphoribosyl-ATP diphosphatase HisIE, with amino-acid sequence MNEQTKLESLEQAQEKIAFDGEGLVPTIVQDAASKEVLMMAYMNKESLKRSIETGETWFWSRSRQELWHKGATSGNTQKIVSAHYDCDGDTLLFLVKPAGPACHTGEQTCFYRGITSPALAEKGAGEDTGLERHRFAVLEELEQVIAQREKERPEGAYTTYLFDKGVDKILKKVGEETAETIIAAKNKDNAELRLEVSDLIYHLLVLLQERKLPLDEVMAELDRRHERPRRD; translated from the coding sequence ATGAATGAACAAACGAAGCTAGAATCACTGGAGCAGGCGCAGGAGAAAATCGCCTTTGACGGGGAAGGACTTGTCCCTACAATTGTTCAGGATGCAGCCAGCAAGGAAGTACTGATGATGGCTTATATGAACAAGGAATCCCTTAAGCGCTCGATTGAAACCGGCGAAACCTGGTTCTGGAGCAGATCACGTCAAGAACTGTGGCATAAAGGGGCTACCTCTGGCAACACGCAAAAGATCGTCTCTGCACACTATGATTGCGATGGCGATACTCTACTGTTTCTGGTGAAGCCTGCAGGACCGGCCTGCCATACTGGCGAGCAGACCTGCTTTTATCGCGGAATTACTTCCCCGGCACTGGCAGAAAAAGGGGCTGGAGAGGATACTGGCCTGGAAAGACATCGTTTTGCGGTACTGGAAGAGCTCGAGCAGGTCATTGCCCAGCGCGAAAAGGAACGTCCGGAAGGCGCCTATACCACCTATCTGTTTGATAAAGGCGTTGACAAAATCCTGAAAAAGGTCGGGGAAGAGACGGCTGAAACGATTATTGCCGCCAAGAACAAGGACAATGCCGAGCTGCGACTTGAGGTTAGTGACCTAATCTATCACCTGCTCGTTCTGCTGCAGGAGCGCAAGCTTCCGCTGGATGAGGTTATGGCTGAGCTGGACCGACGCCATGAGCGTCCCCGCAGGGATTAG
- a CDS encoding tetratricopeptide repeat protein yields MEENHLQAEDLQHKVIPIHMDANFFFERAVRSLDRLHYDKALKYFRKAVEYEPENPVNHCNMAGILSEMGDYEGSNAVLADILEHVDASMTECYFYMANNYANMENFEEAEQVLIKYLEEDPAGQFLDEAEEMMELFQYELERPVKLNRIRSREGMVEHEDARALMEEGKFSQAAELLEQIVEEHPDFLAARNNLALAYYYMGLFHKAKTTIGEVLELEQGNIHGLCNLAIFYQHEGDTTSLNPLLELLEITVPFHQEHVFKLATTMGILGRHESAYGHFRRLLKDEEVNGDPSLYHYTAVAAFNSGRYKEAERYWRQVKKLDPASDIPRFYLAQLEELDWSGTQRVELSYHYHLPFEEQLKRWEQDETELCEEIKTNPLIRSSFSWALRYGDKGTKLQVIRALGWLADEEVKETLEAFLKEPDEPAELKDEALRVLQEMGVGGSAQAILEVSASSASIIAETQAAYEYHGDDSVQAVVDQALKHMDAKADREQKNHLQNLWAQFLGKLHPDTPMIRQTEGWSAALEYLTAKQHGSSLTYQEVAQRYGVSVSTVSRYVKRIDSVCSLKDEKDDIFRPFTENI; encoded by the coding sequence ATGGAGGAAAATCATTTGCAGGCTGAGGACCTACAACATAAAGTAATACCCATTCATATGGATGCCAATTTCTTTTTTGAACGTGCCGTCCGGTCACTGGACCGCCTTCATTATGATAAGGCATTGAAATATTTTCGCAAAGCTGTTGAATATGAACCGGAGAATCCGGTGAATCATTGCAATATGGCGGGTATATTATCAGAGATGGGCGATTATGAAGGTTCAAACGCCGTCCTTGCCGATATTTTGGAGCATGTCGATGCTTCTATGACGGAATGCTATTTCTATATGGCCAATAATTATGCCAATATGGAGAATTTTGAAGAAGCCGAACAGGTGCTGATCAAGTACTTGGAAGAGGATCCCGCAGGCCAGTTTCTGGACGAGGCCGAGGAAATGATGGAGCTGTTCCAATACGAGCTGGAGCGTCCGGTCAAGCTGAACCGGATTCGCAGCCGCGAAGGCATGGTGGAACACGAAGATGCACGGGCGCTGATGGAAGAGGGAAAGTTCTCACAGGCAGCCGAACTGCTGGAACAGATCGTGGAGGAGCATCCGGATTTTCTGGCAGCACGCAATAATCTGGCGCTGGCTTACTATTATATGGGATTGTTCCATAAAGCCAAGACTACGATCGGTGAGGTGCTGGAGCTAGAACAAGGCAATATTCACGGTCTGTGCAATCTGGCGATATTTTACCAGCATGAAGGGGATACTACTTCTTTGAATCCTCTGCTGGAGCTGCTTGAAATCACGGTTCCCTTCCACCAAGAGCATGTATTTAAGCTGGCTACCACAATGGGCATTCTGGGTAGACATGAGTCAGCCTACGGGCATTTCCGCCGGCTTCTGAAGGATGAGGAAGTGAACGGGGATCCAAGCCTTTATCATTATACCGCCGTGGCTGCTTTCAACAGCGGGCGCTACAAAGAAGCAGAGCGGTACTGGCGTCAGGTGAAAAAACTGGATCCCGCATCGGATATTCCCCGCTTTTATCTTGCACAGCTGGAGGAACTTGATTGGTCAGGCACGCAGCGGGTAGAGCTGAGCTACCACTACCATCTGCCGTTCGAGGAGCAGCTGAAACGTTGGGAGCAGGATGAAACCGAGCTTTGCGAGGAGATTAAGACCAATCCGCTGATTCGCTCTTCGTTTTCCTGGGCGCTTCGTTATGGCGACAAAGGAACCAAGCTGCAGGTTATTCGTGCGCTTGGCTGGCTTGCCGACGAAGAGGTGAAGGAGACGCTGGAAGCTTTCCTGAAAGAACCGGATGAGCCGGCAGAGTTGAAGGATGAAGCCCTGCGTGTTTTACAGGAGATGGGGGTAGGCGGCTCTGCTCAAGCCATTTTAGAGGTGAGTGCTTCTTCTGCTTCGATTATTGCAGAAACGCAGGCGGCCTATGAATATCATGGCGACGACTCCGTTCAGGCAGTTGTAGATCAAGCGCTAAAGCATATGGACGCGAAGGCGGACCGCGAGCAGAAGAATCATCTGCAAAATTTATGGGCCCAGTTCCTGGGCAAGCTGCATCCCGATACGCCGATGATCCGTCAGACAGAGGGATGGTCTGCGGCATTGGAGTACCTAACGGCCAAGCAGCACGGCAGCTCTTTGACTTATCAGGAAGTGGCACAGCGCTACGGGGTTTCAGTCTCAACGGTAAGCCGTTATGTGAAACGTATCGACAGTGTATGTTCGCTCAAGGATGAAAAGGATGATATTTTCCGTCCTTTTACAGAAAACATATAA
- a CDS encoding response regulator transcription factor: MIQIVIAEDQRLLRGALASLLDLEDDLQVVGQAGDGAEALSLILKLKPDVCLLDIEMPVQTGIEVAELLKTESSPCRVIILTTFARPGYFERAVKAGISGYLLKDEPSDRLAESIRRVMQGHRAISPELIFDSVSQKNPLTPRECEILQLIAAGKTANEIARSLHLSHGTVRNYISEILNKLEVKNRIEAISMAEENGWL; this comes from the coding sequence ATGATCCAAATTGTGATTGCCGAGGACCAGCGTCTTTTGCGCGGTGCTCTTGCCTCTCTTCTTGACCTGGAGGATGATCTGCAGGTGGTAGGCCAAGCCGGCGACGGGGCGGAGGCGCTTTCCCTGATCTTGAAGCTGAAGCCTGATGTGTGTCTGCTGGACATCGAGATGCCTGTACAAACAGGCATCGAGGTGGCGGAGCTGCTCAAAACGGAATCATCACCATGCCGCGTCATCATTCTGACGACCTTTGCGCGTCCGGGATACTTTGAGAGGGCCGTTAAGGCAGGCATCAGCGGCTATTTGCTGAAGGACGAGCCAAGTGATCGGCTCGCCGAGTCGATCCGCCGTGTCATGCAGGGACACCGCGCCATATCACCTGAGCTGATCTTTGACTCCGTCTCTCAAAAGAATCCGCTCACCCCGAGAGAATGTGAGATTCTACAGCTGATTGCCGCCGGCAAAACTGCCAATGAAATCGCACGCTCCCTCCATCTCTCGCACGGAACTGTCCGCAATTATATCTCTGAAATCCTGAACAAGCTCGAGGTCAAAAACCGGATTGAGGCGATCAGCATGGCGGAAGAGAACGGCTGGCTATAA
- the hisJ gene encoding histidinol-phosphatase HisJ has product MLIDYHTHHVRCGHAVGELEEYVRRGIEIGLGQIGLSDHMPLLHVDPSRYYPEMAMPMDELPRYVEECLKLKEKYKGQIDIRLGLEGDYIEGWEEAIERIVKAYPWDYVIGSVHFLGEWDITDHRQTQGWEGRDKLEVYQTYYDAIQKAAATGFYDIMGHLDVIKRFGYHPGVEAMDEVEALENAALNAVARSGVAMELNASGLSKPCAEMFPSERMLREAYRLGIPLTVGSDAHDPKKLGGNLDRARAALWEVGFRELAVFEKRQRTMMPLEV; this is encoded by the coding sequence ATGCTGATTGATTATCACACGCATCATGTCCGCTGCGGTCATGCGGTTGGAGAGCTTGAAGAGTATGTACGCCGCGGCATAGAGATCGGACTGGGCCAAATTGGCTTGTCTGATCATATGCCGCTGCTTCACGTTGACCCTTCCCGCTACTATCCGGAAATGGCCATGCCGATGGATGAGCTTCCACGCTATGTGGAGGAATGTCTGAAGTTAAAAGAGAAATATAAGGGACAGATTGATATACGATTAGGCCTCGAAGGGGATTATATAGAGGGATGGGAAGAAGCGATAGAGCGGATCGTAAAAGCCTATCCTTGGGATTATGTCATTGGCTCCGTCCACTTCCTTGGAGAATGGGACATTACAGATCACCGGCAGACCCAGGGCTGGGAGGGCCGCGATAAACTCGAGGTCTATCAAACCTATTACGATGCCATTCAAAAAGCGGCTGCGACCGGTTTCTATGATATCATGGGCCATCTGGACGTCATTAAAAGGTTCGGATATCATCCGGGCGTGGAAGCTATGGATGAAGTAGAGGCTCTGGAAAATGCCGCCCTCAACGCCGTAGCCAGAAGCGGTGTTGCGATGGAGCTGAATGCTTCCGGACTGTCCAAGCCATGCGCAGAGATGTTCCCATCGGAACGGATGCTGCGAGAGGCATATCGGCTGGGCATTCCCCTTACGGTCGGATCGGATGCGCATGATCCAAAGAAACTCGGTGGAAACCTGGACCGTGCGCGGGCAGCATTGTGGGAAGTTGGATTCCGCGAACTGGCGGTGTTTGAGAAGCGTCAGAGAACAATGATGCCTCTGGAAGTCTAA
- a CDS encoding ribose-phosphate pyrophosphokinase → MQHKVRIFSGSSNPLLAESMCEKLGAELGNITLSRFKSGEIYVNYEESIRNCDVFIVQSLSHPINEMFVELLVMIDAAKRASARTINIVVPYYGYARQERKSAPREPISAKMVADVLTTAGANRVITIDLHAPAIQGFFNIPVDHLTALDLISHYLKSLNLASPVIVSPDAGRAKTAEKLANHLDSPFAIMFKKRPAHNESVITHVIGDVEGKTPIIIEDIIDTGSTIVNVVESLKERGAAKAIICATHGLFSGNALERLSHSHIREIVVTDSIAVQEGQHDRLKVLSVAPMLSAAVRIIMEGGSLATMFKDAGV, encoded by the coding sequence ATGCAGCATAAGGTGCGTATTTTTTCCGGGTCATCCAATCCCTTGCTGGCTGAGAGCATGTGCGAGAAGCTGGGAGCGGAGCTGGGCAATATTACGTTATCCCGCTTTAAGAGCGGTGAGATTTACGTAAATTATGAAGAGAGCATCCGCAACTGTGATGTGTTCATCGTACAATCCCTTTCACATCCGATTAATGAGATGTTTGTTGAGCTGCTGGTCATGATTGATGCGGCGAAGCGCGCCTCGGCACGTACGATCAACATTGTCGTTCCATACTATGGATACGCCAGGCAGGAGCGGAAATCAGCACCACGTGAGCCGATCTCCGCCAAAATGGTAGCTGATGTCCTGACGACTGCCGGAGCCAACCGGGTTATTACGATTGACCTGCATGCGCCGGCGATCCAGGGTTTTTTCAATATCCCTGTTGATCATCTGACAGCGCTGGACTTGATCAGCCATTACTTGAAGTCCTTAAACCTGGCGAGTCCTGTCATCGTGTCCCCTGATGCAGGACGGGCCAAGACAGCCGAAAAGCTGGCTAATCATTTGGATTCTCCGTTTGCTATCATGTTCAAGAAGCGTCCCGCCCATAACGAATCGGTGATAACACATGTTATTGGGGATGTGGAGGGAAAGACACCGATCATTATCGAGGATATTATCGATACCGGGTCAACGATCGTCAATGTGGTGGAGAGCCTTAAAGAGCGCGGCGCAGCGAAGGCAATCATCTGTGCGACTCACGGGCTGTTCTCAGGAAATGCGCTTGAGCGCTTGAGCCACTCCCATATCAGGGAGATCGTGGTTACTGACTCGATAGCGGTTCAGGAGGGACAGCATGACCGGCTCAAAGTGTTATCTGTGGCCCCAATGCTGTCCGCAGCTGTAAGAATTATCATGGAGGGCGGATCGCTTGCCACCATGTTTAAAGACGCTGGAGTATAG
- a CDS encoding ABC transporter ATP-binding protein, with protein MENIAELQHVSKIFSGKTAVDDVSFVIPRGSVTAVLGPNGAGKTTVLSMMLGLREPSLGSVRIFGQSPKHAQVKRRIGAMLQEVSVIDGLKVHEVMSLIRSYYPSPLKLSEMVHLAGFTPEELNKRADKLSGGQKRRLGFALALAGNPDLLFFDEPTVGLDAPARKAFWQQADELADRGKTILFSTHYLQEAEDTADRILLFNKGKIAADGTPDEIVSRLTSRSVSFIADMTGEDSYAVDEMLHRMRSVPGVRDCKEQEGRWVVTADNTDTVLAAIFRYNIPARDIRTGQGRLDDAFEIMVSADHDKEAVS; from the coding sequence ATGGAAAATATAGCAGAGCTTCAGCATGTATCAAAAATATTCTCAGGAAAAACGGCCGTGGATGATGTTTCATTCGTTATTCCGCGGGGCTCGGTCACCGCAGTTCTTGGTCCCAACGGAGCAGGTAAAACAACCGTGCTCTCCATGATGCTAGGACTACGGGAGCCTAGTCTTGGCAGTGTCAGAATATTCGGCCAATCCCCTAAGCATGCCCAGGTCAAAAGACGCATTGGCGCCATGCTGCAGGAGGTTAGCGTCATTGATGGACTTAAGGTGCATGAGGTCATGAGCCTGATCCGGAGTTACTATCCGAGTCCCCTGAAGCTGTCCGAAATGGTGCATCTGGCCGGCTTTACGCCGGAGGAGCTGAATAAACGCGCGGATAAGCTGTCTGGAGGACAGAAGCGCAGACTCGGATTTGCACTCGCTCTTGCAGGAAATCCGGATCTCCTATTCTTCGATGAACCCACAGTTGGTCTCGATGCTCCTGCGCGCAAGGCGTTTTGGCAGCAGGCTGACGAATTGGCCGATCGGGGCAAAACCATTCTTTTTTCCACCCACTATTTGCAGGAGGCTGAGGATACCGCGGACCGGATTCTTCTTTTTAATAAAGGAAAAATTGCAGCCGACGGCACGCCTGACGAGATAGTGTCGAGACTGACCAGCCGCTCCGTGTCTTTCATCGCAGACATGACCGGAGAAGACTCATACGCTGTGGATGAGATGCTTCATCGCATGCGTTCCGTTCCCGGTGTACGCGATTGCAAGGAGCAGGAAGGAAGATGGGTCGTTACGGCAGATAATACGGATACCGTTCTGGCTGCAATCTTCAGATACAATATACCCGCGAGGGATATCCGCACCGGGCAGGGCCGGCTCGATGATGCATTTGAAATCATGGTTAGCGCGGATCACGACAAGGAGGCGGTATCGTAA
- a CDS encoding ROK family glucokinase — MSEQIYVGVDLGGTSIKVGICNQAGQLIQTYEGPTETEKGVDVVVNNIEKYVRHIVDQSPYSWDQLAGVGAGVAGFTNVREGIIIFAPNVGFRDVPIRAILEEKIGKPIKIDNDANVAALGEAWSGAGRGIDNCVCYTLGTGVGGGIIMNGKIYQGFSGLAGELGHISVVPDLEAIQCGCGKMGCLETVSSATGIIRMAKDAVERGDRTSLALESNIAAKEVFDAAKAGDEVAQRIVKRAAFYLGKSMAAVAAALNPEVFIIGGGVSKAGDILFDEVREVFAKLTPEPLQKGVSILPAQLGNDAGVVGAAGLLLRS; from the coding sequence ATGTCTGAGCAAATCTACGTTGGTGTCGATTTAGGGGGAACCTCGATCAAGGTCGGCATCTGCAATCAAGCAGGACAGCTTATTCAAACGTATGAAGGACCCACTGAAACGGAAAAAGGCGTTGATGTTGTCGTCAATAATATCGAGAAATATGTTCGACATATTGTTGACCAGTCCCCATACAGCTGGGATCAGCTGGCCGGTGTGGGAGCGGGAGTTGCCGGCTTCACCAATGTCCGTGAGGGAATCATTATTTTCGCACCAAACGTAGGTTTCCGTGATGTGCCGATTCGCGCTATTCTGGAGGAGAAGATCGGCAAGCCTATTAAAATAGACAATGACGCTAACGTTGCTGCACTGGGTGAGGCTTGGAGCGGCGCGGGACGCGGAATCGACAACTGTGTGTGCTATACACTGGGTACGGGTGTAGGCGGCGGAATCATTATGAACGGTAAAATTTATCAGGGCTTTTCTGGCCTTGCAGGAGAGCTGGGACATATCTCGGTTGTTCCTGATCTAGAAGCGATCCAATGCGGCTGCGGTAAAATGGGCTGCCTCGAGACCGTATCCTCGGCTACAGGGATTATTCGTATGGCGAAGGATGCTGTTGAGCGCGGTGACCGCACTTCTCTGGCGCTGGAGTCGAATATCGCAGCGAAGGAAGTTTTCGATGCTGCAAAAGCAGGGGATGAGGTTGCTCAGCGCATCGTGAAGCGTGCAGCGTTCTATCTGGGCAAATCCATGGCAGCTGTAGCGGCTGCGCTCAATCCGGAAGTGTTCATTATCGGCGGCGGCGTATCGAAAGCAGGGGATATCCTGTTTGACGAGGTGCGCGAAGTGTTCGCCAAACTGACACCAGAGCCACTGCAGAAGGGCGTTTCGATCCTGCCTGCACAGCTTGGAAACGATGCCGGTGTTGTCGGCGCTGCCGGACTCCTGCTTCGTTCCTAG
- a CDS encoding ABC transporter permease, producing the protein MKMLLMQCRVEMLRIIRNPYYVFWSLLMPIVFYFIFTKIVNTGIDNVEAWQAHYMMSMTTFSVMGSAIMTVGIRMVQEQSLGWAVYMRITPLPGSIYFISKMFGQTVMHAFSVIVIFIAGFLINGVHMSIGQWIGSGLWILVASIPFLALGTLFGTMKRVDTASGVSNIAYMLMAVLGGMWMPIDSFPSVLQTIGKWLPSYNYGAGVWSIAAGNAPDLKPMLILAGYLFLFMVLSIYIRKKQEAV; encoded by the coding sequence ATGAAAATGCTGCTTATGCAGTGCAGGGTAGAAATGCTGCGGATCATCCGTAATCCTTATTATGTATTTTGGTCCCTGTTGATGCCTATCGTATTTTATTTTATCTTCACCAAAATCGTGAATACCGGCATTGATAACGTGGAAGCATGGCAGGCACATTATATGATGTCAATGACCACCTTCAGCGTCATGGGATCGGCGATCATGACCGTCGGCATCCGTATGGTTCAGGAGCAAAGTCTGGGTTGGGCCGTCTATATGCGGATCACCCCGCTGCCGGGGAGTATCTATTTTATATCCAAAATGTTTGGCCAAACCGTCATGCATGCTTTTTCGGTCATCGTTATTTTTATCGCAGGCTTCCTTATCAACGGAGTCCATATGTCTATCGGCCAATGGATTGGCAGCGGATTGTGGATTCTGGTTGCCTCCATCCCGTTTCTTGCTCTGGGTACCCTGTTCGGAACCATGAAAAGAGTGGATACTGCAAGCGGTGTGAGCAATATTGCATACATGCTGATGGCCGTTCTTGGCGGCATGTGGATGCCGATCGACAGCTTTCCCTCCGTGCTTCAAACCATTGGCAAGTGGCTTCCATCCTACAATTATGGCGCTGGTGTATGGTCCATTGCCGCAGGGAATGCTCCTGATCTGAAACCAATGTTGATTCTGGCCGGATATTTATTCCTGTTTATGGTACTATCCATATATATTCGAAAAAAACAGGAAGCGGTGTAA